In Aegilops tauschii subsp. strangulata cultivar AL8/78 chromosome 3, Aet v6.0, whole genome shotgun sequence, one genomic interval encodes:
- the LOC109761034 gene encoding nudix hydrolase 11 encodes MSTSLVIGRCEVPIFGHHRRRRLQSPNPTHSALPPAPRYHRPAGVMRPLLSRLFAPSYIAMAAPSASPSRRLAHLTRHLLASSSSSSSGELSSVGAPAAAASSPARAAASKAFAAVLVCIFEDTRGDPRVLLTKRASTLSSHSGEVSLPGGKVDQGDVDVKATALREAEEEIGLDPALVSVVTVLEPFLSKNGLDVTPVIGILSDRALFNPVLNKAEVQDIFDAPLEMFLKDDNRTTRQRDWMGKTIPVQFFDYEAEGKKYVIWGLTAHILTRAASVVLQRQPSFSELPNRPENIPTSKH; translated from the exons ATGTCGACGAGCCTGGTCATCGGTAGGTGCGAAGTGCCAATCTTCGGGCACCATCGACGGCGACGCCTCCAAAGTCCAAACCCCACGCACTCGGCATTGCCGCCGGCACCACGATATCACCGCCCCGCCGGTGTCATGAGGCCTCTGCTCTCCCGCCTATTCGCCCCCAGTTACATCGCCATGGCCGCCCCCTCCGCATCGCCGTCCCGACGGCTTGCCCACCTCACACGCCACCTCCTCGCCTcttcctcgtcctcctcttccGGCGAGCTCTCCTCGGTgggcgcccccgccgccgccgcctccagcccgGCCCGCGCGGCCGCATCCAAGGCCTTCGCCGCCGTGCTGGTCTGCATCTTCGAGGACACACGCGGGGACCCCCGCGTCCTCCTCACCAAACGCGCCTCCACCCTCTCGTCCCATTCAG GGGAGGTGTCGTTGCCGGGAGGCAAGGTGGATCAGGGGGATGTGGATGTTAAGGCCACCGCTCTGCGGGAGGCAGAGGAGGAGATTGGGCTGGACCCGGCGCTTGTATCTGTTGTGACAGTTCTTGAGCCCTTCTTGTCCAAG AATGGCCTTGATGTTACTCCTGTAATTGGCATTCTTTCGGATAGAGCTCTATTCAATCCTGTCTTGAATAAAGCTGAAGTGCAAGACATCTTTGACGCCCCTCTGGAGATGTTTCTGAAG GATGATAACCGGACAACAAGACAAAGGGACTGGATGGGGAAGACTATTCCGGTCCAGTTCTTTGACTACGAGGCAGAGGGCAAAAAATATGTCATTTGGGGCTTGACCGCACACATTCTGACCCGTGCTGCATCAGTCGTTCTACAGAGACAACCATCATTCTCTGAACTTCCAAACAGACCAGAAAATATTCCCACCAGCAAGCACTGA
- the LOC141042720 gene encoding uncharacterized protein, whose protein sequence is MVIGMYMSALIALVRSSLGVTYSRRQGFSTLPRRVQIMPLLVQLEGIQEHRKKSHFPQYEIMWERHQALPEVIAKSWAKNKPTRNLGSVATSLGKVMADLKQWSNANFGNVLKEIEQLRTQLSELELAGADRAQIRSNMNQLDEMLYMEEMLWLQRSRITWLKEGEHNTQYLHQRAIWRARRNYIQRLMKADDSWCNVPTEMEMLATSYFKEVYTKDPTLAAGGVLECITPKVTVEMNESLCKPFSEKEISDALFQTGPLKAPGCDGFPAQFYQRMGSAQN, encoded by the coding sequence ATGGTGATCGGAATGTACATGTCTGCCTTGATCGCGCTTGTGCGGTCGAGTCTTGGCGTGACATATTCCCGGCGGCAAGGGTTCTCCACCTTGCCTCGTCGTGTTCAGATCATGCCTCTTCTGGTGCAGCTTGAGGGCATTCAGGAACACCGGAAGAAGAGCCACTTTCCACAGTATGAGATCATGTGGGAGCGCCATCAAGCGCTTCCGGAGGTGATTGCGAAATCTTGGGCAAAAAATAAACCGACCAGAAATCTGGGGTCGGTCGCAACATCATTAGGAAAAGTGATGGCAGACTTGAAACAATGGAGCAATGCAAATTTTGGAAACGTCCTAAAGGAAATAGAGCAACTCAGAACGCAGCTTTCTGAACTAGAACTTGCTGGGGCCGACCGTGCACAAATCCGTTCCAATATGAATCAGCTGGATGAAATGCTATACATGGAGGAAATGCTTTGGCTCCAGCGCTCACGCATAACATGGTTGAAAGAGGGCGAGCACAACACGCAATACTTGCACCAGAGGGCCATTTGGAGGGCTCGAAGGAACTATATTCAGCGTCTTATGAAGGCAGATGACTCCTGGTGCAATGTTCCTACCGAGATGGAGATGTTGGCGACCTCCTATTTTAAGGAAGTTTATACTAAGGATCCTACTCTCGCTGCAGGAGGGGTCCTTGAGTGTATTACCCCAAAAGTTACAGTGGAGATGAATGAATCCTTGTGCAAGCCATTCTCAGAGAAGGAGATCTCTGATGCATTATTCCAGACTGGCCCCTTGAAGGCCCCGGGCTGTGATGGCTTTCCGGCTCAGTTTTATCAACGAATGGGCAGTGCTCAAAACTGA